AtactggttgatattcaatgtTGGCATTCGTATAGCTAAGTGAGCAAAGACAGAACTGCacaaaaggctgtcctatctTCCCAGTGAGCTCTGTGGGCACCAACAGTGAATGTGGCCAATGCCTGCGTAACTGCCAGCTCCTGCCCAACTCTGCCCACAGACCACCTCAGCATTTACTGCAAAGTGCTATggtggtcagaggggatatttAGGGGCATTGTGCAAGAGGGGTTTAAATAGGCAGGAGTCTCTTCTGCCTGTTTAAACCCTGTTGAGTATCAACCACTTAGTGTTTAGTCTTCACCATAAAGCTAGTAAGACCTCATCAACTCATGATTTAAAGTTCAGAGGATCTGTGAAAAAGTTATTgatgcccatttgtctggacaaAGTTAGAAGCCTATTTCTAAACATTTAGGGCTTTATCCATCTATTGTCAAATTGTCTACAAATGGAAAAAGCAGATGAGCAACTATGCAAGAGCAGTTATTCTGCCGAGTTTACCCTAACAACAAACCAGAAAATCATCCATGAACTCAAAAAGAACTCTAAACATCTAAAAGGTCTGCAAGCCTCTCTTCCTGTGTTTTATGTGAGGGTTCATGCATCAaccatcaggaaaaaaaaatgactaGGAACGATGCTCATGGAAGGatagctagaaaaaaaaaaaccctctgcttTCTAAAACACTATTGCCCGCCTCAGCTTTGCCAAAGATCATCTAGACcagaggtgggcaacctttatatatagagggccacatgaatgtcaTTACTAACCCTAGCAACATTATGTAATGTCAGAACTGGAAATACACAGAGTtccatagaccttctgtgatttaagtaaaaatgtaataaaaacaatggaaacaaactgctgaaGTGGTTATTCTGAAAACATTTGCAAAATACTGTATTTAAAATTAACAAGTtctctggttaatgatgttttctgcTTTTAGGTCCTAGGATCTCATGGGCCACATTAAAATTCAATGATGGGCTGCAGGTTGCCCACCACTAGATGATGTTTTGAAACATggattttcaatccagtccttaggacacacgcagcaattcaggttttcagaatgtcTACAATGAATATctaataagataaatttgcatgcaagtttatctcatgcatgttccgcgaaaaactacactggctcccaatcaaagaacgcatcaccttcaaaatctgcaccctggttcacaaaatcatctacagagaagccccgagttacatgacagacttgatcaacttaccaattagaaatacatctgaatcaacacgatcttatctaaatctgcactacacaagctgcaaaggacttaaatacaaacaacttacgcatctagtttttcctacataagcacacaactgtggaacacattaccaaaagccttgaaaatgacgtatgaccacctaaaattccggaaattactaaaaaccaacctgtttaaaaaggcatactctaccgatccaacttctctgcaacacaaccaaactaaagcacgtaatggacataacacaactcttccattctctgattccctaatttggctgtgccacatgaacttgatcttaccacatcaccctgtatttgttcacactggagcctgcaaaggcctctctggtactatgtaagccacactgagcctacaaataggtggaaaatgtgggatacaaatgtaacaaataaataaattgtagacACCCTGAAAATCTAACTAGCTGgctgtgttccaaggactgggtaCAGAACCCTTGTTCTGGAATAAATGTGCTCTGTAAAAAGTTAAACGGGGACAAAAACttcacccatccccaatggaatctaacccataaccACCTGTACACGCCAAAATCCATTCCATCCGCTTAACATCTCCTCTATCTGCCCTCGTACCCACAGGAGTCAacactattatttacttgctcacaGCCCTCCGTTTCCTCCCAACAGCCTCCCAaggttttttggatggtattcactattcaaccaatgagtgttccaaacctcagtctggtgttccagctgcTTCTCTGGGCATTCCAAACCTCATTCTGGCATTTCAACCAcctctctcagtgcattccaagcctcattctggagtcagcagagattttgactacacttccTTGGGAATCCCATGGCAAATTCTTCCACACCCACAGGAAGCCCATGGGCTTCCCGCAATCCcctttcccatgcagctctctggtTAGGTGAATTAAAAGTTAATTTCTTGTTCAAAATAACATTTTGTTTAGTGAAAACCATATACTGCCTTGTAAGTCAAGAACCTCAACCAAATGAAGCGCTGTTGTGGAGGAATGTTGTTGCATCAGCCTAGATGGCTTCCCAGCACTGAAGGTATCTTGAATTCTGAAGTATATCAGAAAAATACTCTAAAGGAAAATGTCAGGCTGAAGCCGATCCAAAAGTAGGTTATGCTGCAAGCCAAGGACCATAAATACTCAAACCTACTGAATGGCTGTAGAGAGGCTGTGTTTTAGTTGGTCAAACTAAAGTCTCAACCTAAAACCTATTGAAATGCTAGGGCAAGGCTTCAAGGAAGCTGTTTATAACAGCACATCTAACGTTGGGCAGATGTGAACAGTTCTTAAGCATGGACCTCTACTGCAAAGCTCATCTCTAATTGCGGCCTATTGTGGTGCGACAAAATGCTGGACACGAAGTGAGATTAGACGTGGGGCGGTAGGGAGATGCTGAACGCGGCAGAATGGGGCTACAGGAATTAGCTCTGTGCGTGCTCAGCACCCCAGATATTAAGCAAACTCTTCATTTTGTCCAGGGAGAATAATATGTATTATGCTTAGCACTCCCAATCCTTGAGGTATTAACACCTATTGAAAAGAGAAATTAGTTCTGTAGGTGCTCAGCACACCAAACATTAAGCAAATGCTTCATTTAGTCCAGGGGGAGTAATTTGTATTATGTTTGGAACTCCCATTCATTTAAGTGTTCAATGAATGGGAGTTCCAAACATAATACAAATTACTATGTTAACACctattgtaaagggggggggagaaaatacagaactaaggggggggggtggaaggataTGGTCTTGAGCAGCTTTTGCTGGTGGGGCGTTGGCTAAAGGCTtgcctagagcagtgtttcccttagtccagtcctggagtactcctcgacagtcaagttttcaggtttTCTACAATGATTATGTATTCATTTAATGAGCAttaactgcctccattatatgcaagtctctttcatgcatatttattgtggatatcctaaaaacctgactggcaatggtAAGGACCAGACTTAGGAAACAATAGCCTAGGGCACCACATATGCTTAAAACAACCTGCCTTTCCTTTAACCGCTCGCCTACATTAGATCTATCCTAATCGCTTCCAACAATAGCCATAAATAAAAGCATCCGCTCATACCTTTCATGATGACATAGACGAAAGCCAGAAGAAAGGCAACGACCGATAGAATCACCAAACAGCAAAACATGGAGAGTACCCGAGACGGCCACTTTTTATTTCTGGCGAATATTTTACTCCCTAGATCCACCGGCTCGCTAGAATCCATTACAGGGTAAAGAAAAAGCTCCGATTCCGAACTCCTCATCATTAAGCCTTCAACTCGAACTACCCTTTCTCAAGTAGTCCACGGTCCCAGCCGTAGCAGCTTCACAAACTCAAGAGCGGAAGTCAAAGCACACACAGTCGGCTTctgcagaactttttttttttctgtgcgtaTCTGCGCCAAGTGAAGCGGTTACGCTATATCACGTCGCCCGCTCGTCGCGCGTAACGTAACCCATACGTACGACGCAACTGTTGAGAACTTCTCTGTTTTGGGGAACGTCGAGCCAGTCTCAGCGCctcttctgccacattttcttggtgcgGATGGACACCAACCTGCTGTGAAGGGCAAAGGCTAGAGGTGTTCATGCATGtgcagagagaaaaagagagacggGATACCGCCGAGGAGAAATTAACTTCCCGTCAGAGAAATTTCACTTTGTTTGACGCTTCTGAAGGGAACAGGAAAAGGTCCTCCCTTATCTTCCAGAGtagctcccctcccccatccgtTCTATAGCGCTTCATGTATCATCTCGCCGTGCGCCACTGAAACTTAAAATGCCCCAGCCGTCCACGCTCTGAGCTTTAGCTCCTTTTTTTTCATTGGCTAGTTTTGTAATTCTGCAggctttctctcctccctctagTAGCCCCGCTGGCAGCGGGCCGCTGCGTCGAGCAAGTTTTCGCCTTTGAACCACGGTTTCGTAAACCAATGAGGTTGCCGCTTGTTGGTTGGTCCCAAAGTAGGCCTGGGACCGGAGAAGATCGGGCCATCATGGTGAGTGAAACCTTTCTAACAGCCGTGTGCTTGTGTTTTTGTGACGTGTGTTTATGTTCCTCCGAGTGTTGTTTGCCGGGAAGAGAAACCAAATTTTAGCACGGTTAACTGCGGTGTTTTGATCCCTTCCGGGGGGGTTGGATTTTGAGTGTTGCTGCACTCTCGTCTCAGTTCTGGTGCTTGTTTGTGGCTTACAGCGATTGTTGATTGTGGATGTGCATTGCTAGGAAAATACCGCTGCCTCGTGGCCTTTTCTGTGAAATCCTGCTTGGGAGACACACAATGCTTATAAggtggcattatttatttataaaaacttATATTCCACTGCCGGTAATCAGGATGTTGTGCGAAGTGTTGTCCATCATAAaaagcaaaatgaaataaaatattctcTCAAGAAGGGGAATCGCTTATCACATTGTTGATAGGTTTCGTTTACTTCTTCCCCAGAAAGGGGGGCGTATTGTAAGTCTCAAATGATTTGGGGAGGCAGAGTAGTGCATTATCCTTAACCATGGATTATCAGCTAGGGTGCTTTTTACAATAATTATTTTCTACATGTTTTTTCCTGTTGGATTAGTGGGAACAAAGTAAGAGATTTTAGACATCAATTTATATGTTTTTGCTTTAAAATAGTTCTGCGTGTTTATTTTAACTGAAGAAGGCTCTTAAGAAATCTCGCAGTTGTAATATTCTGTAGGCTGTTACTTAATATCACTTCAGTTATGTTTTTGTTCTTGTTACAAAATTCTTTAGCTATAACCCTTGGTAGTGGATTGAAACAATCAACACACATAGGCCATCCTTTACAGTGCTTACTTTCCGAGTTTGTTTTGAAGTGGTCTAGAGATAAAAGACAGTGCAAGTCCAGCCTCTATACCACACCAGTAAAATCTGAGGCTCACTTAAGGTTTGTGTAACCTTAACAGTAAAGTAGCATTTTGACTTATTTTAATGGAGTTAgtgtagcggactttgatcctggtgaactgggtttgatttccactgcagctccttgtggctctgggcaagttgcttaatcctccattgccccaggcacaaataagtacctgtatataggatgtaaaccactttgaatgtagttgcaaaaaccacagaaaggtggtatatcaagtcccattcccttccttttccctataGGCCAAGTCTACATTTTTTGCATGATTAATAGGGAGATCTATAGAAACTGGcatagtaaaaaaacaaacaaacaaacccaaaaaacAGGATTCTAAACCTTTCTCTACAGAAACCAGATCAACTACTCTGAAAAGGAAGCAGTGATTGAGGGGGAAAGATATGCAGATGACACCATTATTCAAAGTGGTTGAACACAAATGGATCATTAGGAATTGTAGACAAACCTTGCCAACCTGGGGAACTtggcatttaaatatttatcaATTTTAATCTGGATGTGCAAAGCAGTGCATAGAAGAAAAAGTAATCTCGCCTATAGGTGGGCTGATACAGAAAAGTACCATGAGGTATGTGCATGTTATTGGGCGCACAGTGCACAAAAAGGTTCAGTGTAGATGTTCACTCACATGAAACGCATGGGGCCATTTGCTATTCCTCCATAGTGCACAGAAGTAAAATGGGATGTTGAGACCTGCACAACACATGAAGTTCACTGTCGATCCGAAATAGTGCAGAAGAGTTATTCGAGAGGATTTAATGCTGCCTTTTGAGatttactgatggttttgttttgtttttattcctGTGACCATAACAGGTACCTATAACTTTTGAAAGATTTATCTATGCATGAAGCAGAATGTTCTCAGCATAGATATTAACCTCTCAAAAATGTTATCAAGGTTAATATGTACACACAGAACAACATTCTGGTTCCGTACAAATGCAGGCTAGCACTTTCATTTTCTTCAGACATGATGAAGGTGCCCTGACTGCAGAACCTTTGTGTGCTTGTGTTTAGCAGTCTTTCCCTGATAACATGCAAGTTCTCTGCACTTTGAATTTGTGTCTTATTAGCTTACTGTATCACAGTATATTTTATTGCAACTTTTGTATCAACCTCTTAGTCATTGAAGCCCTCAGCTGAGGatacagcaacagcagcagccaaaaaaaaaaatattcaaataaaatgttaagaattatttaattttatattcTGTTCTATTTTTTGTATCATGACTGTAGATCTTAGTGTGACTGCACCTTCAGTATTTTTTACATTTCTGGTCATCCTGTTTCAAAAACACATATATCGGAGCtggaaaaagtaaagaaaaggaTGGAGTAGCTCTTACCCTGTTTACCAAgtcacacggcttagtaaatggaaGTATGAAAGGCTACACGggtagggtttttcagcttgaagaGATACTAGTGGCAGATAGAGCCAGAAAAAAGCTGAGGCTGAGAGTGCCACTCCCAGTAATGCTGCTTTATATCaaacttaagggccctgtttactaagccgcttagcaTTTTTACGTgaattaaccatgtacgtgtgctaaccatgtatgtgcctacaatattcctataggtgcctacacagcgcgcatgctaattgtaggcgtgttaaaaacactaacgtgccttagtaaacagggccctaagtctgggGGATGATGTAAGTAATGCcgatttccttccttcctccctttagAATAGACTGAGCTGGAGTCTCAGTTCCTGCACCAGTGGGCCAGTACTGACTGGTTCCTGGTAAATTTTCCACTTTTTTTAGTAGCTCTGACAGCAGGTCTTATTAACAACACAGCCTCTTCCCAGACAAAAAGAAGCAAGGGAATTCAGGAAGTCACCTCCAGAAAAACAGGACAGCAGCAGAGAAggtaaaactaataaaaaaaaaatcatttaagcaGCTCATTCTTGAgtaacaaatagaaaacaatgagCACAAGTGCTCACaatgtcaagtaaaaaaaaaaaagttcaggattTGCAAGCGCTGATATTTGAGgcaaacttggatattgttgctgttgcagagacgtggttcaatgattcccatgaatggaacacaaccataccgggctataatcttttaggAAACATAGAGAGGACTGAAGGGGTGGTGGAGTGGCACTGTATTTGTTGTGGGAAACAATATTAAAGTGGCTGAAATACAGAGAACATGGGAAAAACGAAGCGATATGAATCGTCCtggaaagaaaagatggaacctgtatttACATGTGTGTCATCTACAGATCTCTGGcagaaatggagaagctggacagtgATTTGATTGAAGGTATCCACAAGCTAGGAACAAAAGGGGAAGGTATTGTTGCTGGGTGACTTCAACAAATTGGagagaatatttttttcactcagcagatggttaagctctggaacttgtctgaaaaaaaaaatagacaaaagAAGCAGTGTTCAAAAACTACAGAAGAGCGCAACAAGAGGACTACAGAAAAAATTACCAaataaaactcaaagaagtgaagagggaaatatggctaacaaaggtggaagaaaaaaatgtctagaGGTGATGACCTTTTTTAGAtaaattggagaaaggagaaaagctaggaatggactTGAAAGACTCAAGGATGCTGAGAACCACTTTGTGAAGAGATTGAAGATGAAGTGGATATGCTAAATAAATAACTTCCCCAGGTTTTCCCTTTTAAACACAAAATAGGACTGTGGTCAGTTGCCAatggtatatctgggaatggaatgAATATTGCTcccttcatggaagaaagtgtttataaatgacttaaatctgaaagtggagaatgctatggggctggatgagaTACTTCCCagaatattgaaggagctcagagaaat
The genomic region above belongs to Microcaecilia unicolor chromosome 7, aMicUni1.1, whole genome shotgun sequence and contains:
- the LOC115474809 gene encoding ADP-ribosylation factor-like protein 6-interacting protein 6 isoform X3, with product MMRSSESELFLYPVMDSSEPVDLGSKIFARNKKWPSRVLSMFCCLVILSVVAFLLAFVYVIMKDLRSEKERHDDGLETSLLGFWSLLILSLTVGLSCCSFSWTVTYFDSFEPGMFPPTPLSPARFR
- the LOC115474809 gene encoding ADP-ribosylation factor-like protein 6-interacting protein 6 isoform X2, producing the protein MMRSSESELFLYPVMDSSEPVDLGSKIFARNKKWPSRVLSMFCCLVILSVVAFLLAFVYVIMKDLRSEKERHDDGLETSLLGFWSLLILSLTVGLSCCSFSWTVTYFDSFEPGMFPPTPLSPARFS